The proteins below come from a single Saccharopolyspora sp. SCSIO 74807 genomic window:
- a CDS encoding ABC transporter ATP-binding protein, whose amino-acid sequence MIEFEDVAHSYGEHSVLTGVDLRLREPRVAFVGANGSGKSTLARMVNGLVTPTRGRVLVDGQDPAKNGRAVRKRVGFVFTDPDSQIVMPTAGEDVAFSLRRRGIPKAERERRAAEVLAQHGLGGYEQHPAHQLSGGQKQLLALCSMLVLEPDVLVCDEPTTLLDLRNKRHFMELLRELPQQVLLVTHDLHLLEDFERVVVLDRGQVAADDSPDAALARYRELAG is encoded by the coding sequence TTGATCGAGTTCGAGGACGTCGCGCACTCCTACGGCGAGCACTCCGTGCTCACCGGCGTCGACCTGCGGCTGCGCGAGCCGCGGGTGGCGTTCGTCGGTGCGAACGGCTCCGGCAAGTCCACCCTGGCGCGGATGGTCAACGGGCTGGTCACGCCCACGCGGGGCCGCGTGCTGGTGGACGGGCAGGACCCGGCGAAGAACGGGCGCGCGGTGCGCAAGCGCGTCGGATTCGTGTTCACCGACCCGGACAGCCAGATCGTGATGCCGACCGCCGGTGAGGACGTCGCGTTCTCGTTGCGGCGCCGCGGAATTCCGAAAGCGGAGCGGGAGCGGCGCGCGGCCGAAGTACTCGCGCAGCACGGCCTCGGCGGGTACGAGCAGCACCCGGCGCACCAGCTCTCCGGCGGGCAGAAGCAGCTGCTGGCGCTGTGCTCGATGCTGGTGCTGGAACCGGACGTGCTGGTCTGCGACGAGCCGACGACGCTGCTCGACCTGCGCAACAAGCGGCACTTCATGGAGTTGCTGCGGGAATTGCCGCAGCAGGTGCTGCTGGTCACGCACGACCTGCACCTGCTGGAGGACTTCGAGCGGGTGGTGGTGCTCGACCGGGGACAGGTGGCCGCCGACGACTCGCCGGACGCGGCGTTGGCGCGGTATCGGGAGCTGGCCGGATGA
- a CDS encoding thiolase family protein, translating to MTDRTPVIIAARRSPIGEVGGVLRNVATDQLAAPVLRAALTDSGLDTVDDVLLGNALGPGGNPARVAALRAGFGFEVPGMTVDRQCASGLSAILTAAALLRAGVGDRFLAGGVESPSTAPWRAWRPRTAGEPPRFYSRAPFAPADIGDPDMGPAADLVAAEAGVSRRRQDDFAARSHARAIAAQDSGRFDAELVEVGAARDERPRRNFTAQRLSRFRPAFTPDGTATAANSCGVSDGAAAVLLTTEDERRGLGVPGLRLAAERTAGVDPNRLGLGAVPALQAVLQDRPELVEFTEAFAGQVLACADAAGLDERTISPDGGAVALGHPWGASGAVLVVRLFSRMVRENGPRTGVAALSSGGGLGVATAWERVD from the coding sequence GTGACCGACCGGACACCCGTGATCATCGCCGCGCGCCGCAGCCCGATCGGAGAAGTCGGTGGCGTGCTGCGCAATGTGGCGACCGATCAGCTCGCCGCTCCGGTGCTGCGCGCCGCGCTCACCGATTCCGGGCTGGACACCGTGGACGACGTGCTGCTCGGCAACGCGCTCGGGCCGGGCGGGAATCCGGCGCGGGTCGCCGCGCTGCGCGCCGGGTTCGGGTTCGAGGTGCCCGGCATGACGGTGGATCGGCAGTGCGCCAGCGGGCTCAGCGCGATCCTCACCGCTGCGGCGCTGCTGCGCGCCGGGGTCGGCGATCGGTTCCTGGCCGGTGGCGTGGAGAGCCCGTCGACCGCGCCGTGGCGGGCGTGGCGACCGCGCACCGCCGGTGAGCCACCGCGGTTCTACTCGCGCGCCCCGTTCGCCCCGGCCGACATCGGCGACCCGGACATGGGCCCGGCCGCCGACCTGGTCGCCGCCGAGGCGGGCGTTTCCCGCCGGCGCCAGGACGATTTCGCGGCGCGCAGCCACGCCCGCGCGATCGCGGCGCAGGATTCCGGCCGTTTCGACGCCGAACTCGTCGAGGTCGGCGCCGCGCGCGACGAACGCCCGCGGCGCAACTTCACCGCGCAGCGGCTGAGCCGGTTCCGCCCCGCGTTCACCCCGGACGGCACGGCCACCGCCGCGAACTCGTGCGGCGTCAGCGACGGGGCGGCCGCAGTGCTGCTCACCACCGAGGACGAGCGCCGCGGACTCGGCGTGCCCGGCCTGCGGCTGGCCGCCGAACGGACCGCGGGCGTGGACCCGAACCGGCTCGGGCTCGGCGCGGTACCCGCCTTGCAGGCCGTGCTGCAGGACCGGCCGGAGCTGGTGGAGTTCACCGAAGCCTTCGCCGGGCAGGTGCTGGCGTGCGCGGACGCGGCCGGGCTGGACGAGCGCACGATCAGCCCGGACGGCGGCGCCGTCGCGCTCGGGCACCCCTGGGGAGCGTCCGGCGCGGTCCTGGTGGTGCGATTGTTCAGCCGCATGGTGCGCGAGAACGGGCCGCGCACCGGAGTGGCGGCCCTGTCCTCCGGCGGCGGGCTGGGCGTGGCGACCGCGTGGGAGCGAGTGGATTGA